The genome window ACTGTATTTGTGCAATGCGGCCGCGAAGCAAGAGAGATAGCAGTAGAGGCTGTGGAATGGACAAATGTAAAGTACCAACTGGAAGGGGAAGCTATTAATGAAGCTAATGCCGGCAGCTTTGCGCAGGTGCCTTTGAAACTGGCCTGGGCCATCACCATCCATAAAAGCCAGGGATTAAGCTTTGACAAAGCCATTATTGATGTAAGTGAGGCCTTTGCGCACGGGCAGGCTTACGTAGCCCTGAGCCGCTGCCGCAGCCTGGCCGGAATGGTACTGCGCAACCCTATCACCGCCGCCAATATGATCGGCGACCCGGCGGTTGGCCGCTTTAATGAACAGGCTAAAGCCTTGCAGCCGGATCGGCAAAGACTGGAGCGCGACCGGGAGCTGTACCGCCTGTACCTGCTGCAGGAGTTGTTCAACTTCAGGCCCTTGCAAACCAGGGCACGGAGTTTTGACGACTTGCTGCCTGAACTGCAAACCCAGGTTTTGGACGTGGCAGACAAATACCTGCGGCAGTTACAGCCCGACCGGAGTATGCCGGCCGCCGCCTATTTCCTGGAAAAGTTGCGCACCGCGACAGAAACGCTGCATCGGCAATTCCCGGTTTTGATTGGCGATTCAAAAGATAAGGCCGGCAAAGCTGACCAGCTGATGATCTGGCTGATGAACCGGCTGCGTTTGCTGGGACACTTTTCGCAAAACCCTTTTACTACAGCCGGCTACCTGTCGCTCGCTGAAAATAAGATCAAATCGTACGATAAGTCTTACCTGAAAGCGCTGAACGCCATTCCTAATGAAAAGCTCTATGAGCAGATCCTGAGCTGGCGGGAAGATACAGCCGTAAAAGAAAAGATCATGCCCGGCATGGTGCTATCAGAAAAGACAGCGGCTGTAATCTCAGAGAAACTACCCGCCACACTAAAAGCATTAAGCGGTATCAAAGGGGTAGGCACGCAAAAGGCCGCACAATACGGATCAGACCTTATCGGCCT of Mucilaginibacter xinganensis contains these proteins:
- a CDS encoding HRDC domain-containing protein, with translation MADMNPVMQLAYDYLEMTNTVVFLTGKAGTGKTTFLQRIRQELKKKLAVVAPTGVAAINAGGMTIHSMFQLPFGPMLPGGTERPEVHYSPEKKELLLNLELLVIDEVSMVRPDVLDQIDLILRNVKGSAHPFGGVQLLLIGDLSQLSPIIREEEWGILRPYYSTPYFFSSLVMQKAPYVRIELDHVYRQKDQAFVDILNEVRNQEISATSLALLNERYVADFRPSADDPYITLTTHNGIAQHLNQQLLETLPGEEVEFKATIRGEFPRDAYPTETNLKLKIGAQVMFVKNDGSAEKLFYNGKIGTVTAISGNTVFVQCGREAREIAVEAVEWTNVKYQLEGEAINEANAGSFAQVPLKLAWAITIHKSQGLSFDKAIIDVSEAFAHGQAYVALSRCRSLAGMVLRNPITAANMIGDPAVGRFNEQAKALQPDRQRLERDRELYRLYLLQELFNFRPLQTRARSFDDLLPELQTQVLDVADKYLRQLQPDRSMPAAAYFLEKLRTATETLHRQFPVLIGDSKDKAGKADQLMIWLMNRLRLLGHFSQNPFTTAGYLSLAENKIKSYDKSYLKALNAIPNEKLYEQILSWREDTAVKEKIMPGMVLSEKTAAVISEKLPATLKALSGIKGVGTQKAAQYGSDLIGLIRVYQNELSGGGTEQSSLF